Genomic DNA from Gossypium hirsutum isolate 1008001.06 chromosome A01, Gossypium_hirsutum_v2.1, whole genome shotgun sequence:
TCTAGGCGAGGTCGTTCCCCTCCTCCGCAATCTAAAAAATCATCTCCAGCTCCGAGGTAAAGACATTTTAAGTTAAGACTTACCAGTATTGTCAGTTTAGATTTCTGCAGAGGCATTATGTTGTTTTATGTATTGTATATGAGCTATGTTAAGTTCAGATTTACCAGTATTGTCAGTTTAAAGTTCTGCGGAGTCCTTATGTTGTTCTGTATGGATTGCATATGTTCAATATTATTACCAACCAGGGACTGAATTTTTAAAGGTAATGCATGATTTAGAAAATGAAATAgttgttgaagaagaagaaaaaagaaaattagttcTAATTTGTTTGAAGTTAGTGGATCTGGGCTTCTAGTGATAGAGAAAACCAATAAATCTTTTAAAAAGCagttttttagtttaattattcTTCTCACAGGATAACTGTCTTTATTGTTGTTTATTAATTCTTATGAAACAAAGGATGGTTTTTCCTCCCTATAGTTTTGAGTATGGGTAATTTTTCATTACTTCCTAGTTTCTTCATGAGAAAATGAGAAACTTTGACTTGGTTGTTTGTATTATATGAAATTTTGTGAACACACATTATGCTTGATAATATGGGAGGAATTTAACTGTATGCTAATGTTTccatattatgaaaataaaagatTGAAGTTTGTGCGCTAGTACTTATTTTTTCTTGACATTGATTTCAGGAAGACTTCCCCCATCCGTGAGTCTCTGGTTCTTTACGTTGACTCACTGAGCAGGAATGTTAATGAAGGTCATCTAAGAGAAATATTCGGTATGTTTTTTACCTTTTAACCTTTTGAGAAGCATAGATGCTTGACTGGGAATAATTACATCTTGTATTTggattattttttgttttcttagttTTTTTAAACATTAGATGCATCGCTAGTTCAATGCTTAACATAATTGTCCTCACCTTTCCACTCTGTAGGTAATTTCGGTGAAGTTGTAAATGTGGATCTTGCAATGGACCGTGCTGTAAGTTCATACAAGTTATATCTTTGcttttatcatcatcatcatcatcatcatcatcatcattattattaagaCATTTTTTTTGTGTTAACAGCTTAATCTTCCAAGAGGATATGGATATGTTGAATTCAAGACAAGAGCAGATGCTGAAAAAGCTCTACTTTACATGGATGGTGTAGGTTTTGCTAAGATGTGAAAGTAAACTATTAGCAGTATTTAGATTTAGCATTTCTGAGAATGATGTTAACTGTTGGTTTAATGCAGGCTCAGATTGATGGCAATGTAGTAAGAGCAAAGTTCACACTTCCTCCACGACCAAAAGCTTCTCCGCCACCAAAGCCAATTGCTTCTGCTACTACTAAAAGAGATGCTCCCAAATCTGATAATGTTAATGCTGATACCGAGAAAGATGGGCCAAAACGACCACGGGAACGtatgtttaattttgtaaaattttatgtttttttaatttgtatatttagTTTTTAACATGTTATTCAACTTGTTATCTGATGGATATCAGCTTCTCCTCAACGGAAACCCCCGCCTTCACCACGAAGGAGATCTCCTGTGGGTCGAAGAGGTGGATCTCCTAGACGACCACCAGAGTCTCCTCGTCGGCGACCTGATTCTCCGGTTCGTCGTCGTGGTGAAACACCTCCTAGGCGCCGACCTGCCTCTCCTGCTAGAGGTCGTTCTCCATTGTCTCCTCCACGGCGTCTTCGATCTCCAGCAAGGTCTGTTAGTCCTAATAGGTAATAGCTTGTTTAAATGAACTGGTTTTGAAAGATTTTGACCCATTTAATGTTTTCAGGACCTCTCCGCGTAGGATGCGTGGCAGTCCAATCCGAAGGCGTTCTCCACCTCCAAGGCGCCGGTATGCATGCGATTTATTTATTTCcataatgctttaattttattgccCTAAGGTACTAGTGAGTCGACGCAACttgtgaataaatgaataaattcacaTCTTACTGAATCAGAGAAATCAAGAGTGCTATAATTTGCTAGGCAAACCCAGTATTGGCCGTTTTAACTAACACTTTGGCGTTGATTTCTTGCCAGTATGAAGTGTAGATTAGTCGAGACAAAGTAGTTCAACTATAATTTGCTTACTATTAAGTTTTATTACAGTTCACCTCCCAGACGACCTCGTAGCCCTCCAAGAAGGTCTCCATTCAATCGTAGACGTAGCCCTTCTCCAATTCGTAGGCGGAGCCGTTCTCCAATTCGCAGGCCTCTTCGTTCTCGTTCAAGGTCAATCTCACCACCAAGGTCGGGCATTTGCTCTAAAcaatcttttttttcattttcatcacaaCACTGTTTATCCTGCAATATGCCAAAAAGTTTTCAAGAATAGTGATAAAATGGAatgcattattatatttaattatatgggCTGGAATTAAATTTGATTAACTTCATTGAATGAGTGAATTTGAGCTTGTGCTGGTCCTCTTATCAATTGTCTACCGTTGTTTGTAATCATGTGTTCACCTTGTATCTTACTTCAGTATTTTATCTTCAAAACAGAGGCAGAGGACCTGCAGCACGGCGTGGGAGGTCATCATCCTATTCCCGATCACCCAGTCCCCGAAAGGTTTTGCGATTTCTTTACTTTTGGTTTTGAGGGGAGTAACATATTTACTAGTTATTTAACatgactttttctttttcaattatgACAGGCAGGACGAAGGGTTTCAAGGAGTCGCAGTCCTAGGAGGTAATTTCAACTTTTTCCCCGCAATCGCAAGATGGTTTCTTTGTTTCGTCATTTATTTGTTATTAGTTTGTTAATGATCGATAGATGCTGTGTGTTCACGGAAACTAAGCTGTGCTTGCATGAGAACTCTCTCTCTCTTGTGCGCGTGCTTATTCTTAAAAACTTTTGCCTATGGCCCAAGTTGCTTCTTGTTGTGGTTTCCAATTTATAATATGAAGGGATGCTTTTTTCATGTGCAGGCCATTGAGAGGAAGAAGAAGCAGCAGCAACAGCAGCAGCAGTAGTTCGCCTCCTCGGAAGCCGTAGATTCCCTCAGCTGATTCTCTATTTGTTGTGTGAATGATGTAATAGGAGAGTCAGTATCGAGTTGCTTGAGAATAATACTTACACATTGCATCTGTGATGATACTTTAACTGCCTTTTAACAAAGTCTTGATGATGAGTTGTGATTATTGATAATGAGTACATTATGTGTGAAAGAGTTTGTTTCCCTAAACCATTAGTTACTTTTAAATCTCTCTACCACTTAGCCTTTATTTTTAGAGTTAATATATATTATGCCCTTGAATTTTTTATCTGAACTTAGTTGGTTCTTAAATTTGTATTTCGTCAATCAGTTTGGCATTTTTGTTCACATTTAGTCATTCCAGTGACGGAataagtttaggtaccaattagattaaaaaaaataggAACCAGTTATTTggagttaaaatatatattaactcttatttttattttaaccatGAATTTAGTCCTCTTCACAGAAATTAAGGAAAATTGAGCAGTTAGTTTATTTGGGTTATGGGGTTAAACATTATTGTTAAATTGCGGATCTGATAATTAGATGTTTGTAGTTTTGTAAAGTATGACAAATAgataagataattaattgtttGTAGTTTCGTAAAGTAGGAGTATTAGCtaaaatttttgacaaaattaaagTTGAGGAATTAACGCTAATTTATATAGAGGAAAATTGATAGAGGAGTGAATTGAAATATGTAATAGATTTTTATTAATTCTTTTTGTCCTTTGTTAGAAGGGGTTAACCATAGTAATAAATTCTTTTTGTCCTCTATTAGAAAGGGAAGAAAGGGCTAACCATAGTTTGAATCTTGACCTTGGTGTCAACTGATTATTTAACCATACTTGAATCTTAGACTTAGGTATCAGCCAGGGGTTTGACTAGGTGAAGTTAGAAAATtcttataatagtaaaaatataattttattattttaataatttatatttttataattttcaaaatatttaattaaaattttattatttttgaagtgttaaaagtgtaattttatcattaaaaatttaaaattttaaagagtctaaatagaaaatttttattttagggaaGTCGAGTCTTTGTCAACCCTCCCATTCGTCATTGGTATGAATCgtaaatttataattaacatattttatcattaaaaacatttagtatttaatattattggtaaaaattattctcaaaaggtaaaatgtttattttaaataaaatgttgtacataaaaaaataaattatttacatcgatttaaattataataaaatataaaaaaataatttactaataatATCTTGATATACAAAATAtggattttaaatgtttttaagtaatcaatataaattatttttcaaaatttaatttaaataaatataaagatgacatataaatcataatttttataaattaaaatatacaaaatactgtataaatattacaaaaatttgATGATAAACACGATTCTGATCATGAAAATGattttccaatttttatttttattttataaattataggtTTTGCATTGAGGTTAAAGAGTATTTTATAAAAGAATGATGTATTTGAcattatttataggttgaaaagtatttttaaaaacaataaattcGAGACGAATTAGGATTGAACTAACGTTAATATGTCAAAGCTCAAACATTAATGAGGCTTAGCTCTAAGCAAGGCCCATAGCCATTAAACTcattttatgaataaataaaaggaaaaaaaaagtgctTTATTTTTTCCTTGTTTTACCGAGGAAATTCCATCTCCCTTTCCCACTCTAGTTGCCCACAGTCACAGTTTCAGCTGTAGAACACGAAGGAAGGCTCTTCGCTCAAACAACGGCAAGTTCTTTTTTTCCTTCATAAGTCAATCTCTTcagttttgtttatttatttatttattaaggtttttggtatttgttttttttttgattttatgaattgagaatttcttttttaaaaaatcaaatttaaaagcaACTGCACTTTTTTTTTTGGCTGTTGTTTCTTAGAAAGAATGGAAATTTTGATGGTTTGTAATAGGATGAATTATTTGATTTTCTTTCGAATTTTGATTAGAGTTTTACGTGCATAAATATGTTtcggaaaaaatgaaaaaaaatttacggGGGGTGGGGGGTCTAAATTCATTGTATATTATTCTCCATTAGTAATAGCAAATAGTGTGTAAACACTTTGATCATGATGAAGAActcttaattttatatatttttctttctaaaaaaagtaaatttgaCTAGAAGTCCCAATGATAAGTTATTCAAATTATAagcaaataatttaatatgaaaaatttcaaaattatgactcaaaaaatttattcaaaaagttAAGTGAcctaaattataattttctttagaaaaaaaatcaaaataaaaaaaaaatcatttttcaacaTACAATGGTGGCAATATCTAGTTTCATTAATGAAGAAATTTAACGTGTCCTAGACAAGAATATGATTTATATTAAACATATCATGTTGATGTTGTGCTTATTAACTGTTTTCTATGTTTAGTATGTGgcgcttatcatattttcatgttATATCTAAAATTAACAAGGCTGAATTGAAGTGAAAAAAAATTCCCGTCGTTACATTTGGCCTTTCATGTTATTATTCTTTCAGGGTTTGAATCAGAAAGAAAGGGTAATCTTTTATTTGTAAATCATAGTCTAACTGCCTGCTTAGATGCTTGTGTATATTGAGTCATTGTCATTTATTATGGTTTCCAGGTGTTTCACTGCATTATCTGTTTAGCCAGTCCAAACGATGGACCGATCTAGACTTAATATGAGGGGTCGTTGCTCCGGTTCAACACCATCAGAGGAATCGGCTTTGGATTTTGAAAGAACCTGCTGCTGTCATCCTCATCTTCCTTCATTTAGTTCACCGACACTTCAGCCTTTTGCTTCGGCTGGACAGCACAGTGATAACAATGCTCCTTACTTTTCATGGCCGACATCCAGCAGGTTAAACGATGCTGCTGAAGAGAGGGCAAACTATTTTGCTAATCTACAGAAAGGAGTTCTGCCTGAGACTCTTGGTCGGTTGCCGAAAGGGCAACAAGCAACAACATTACTCGAGCTAATGACCATAAGAGCATTTCATAGCAAGATTTTGAGATGCTACAGTCTTGGGACAGCGATTGGTTTTCGTATTAAAAAGGGTGTGCTCACTGACATACCAGCTATCCTTGTTTTCGTCTCCAGGAAAGTTGACAAGCAATGGCTCAGTCCCATCCAATGTTTACCTACAGCCTTAGAGGTTATTCAATTTGACTTCCTATCCTTCCCCGTTTCCTCTGTTACTTATATTCTTTTACCTTTTCCTTTCTTATTACACTCTGGTTTTATCTTGTTTCAACCCCTTTTAGTTGGAATCTGGTTCAATATGCTGATAAAATAAgtgttaaatattttaatcaggGACCAGGAGGAGTGTGGTGTGATGTGGATGTTGTGGAGTTCTCATATTTCGGTGCGCCTGAGCCAGCACCCAAGGAGCAGCTGTACACAGAGATTGTGGATGATTTGCGTGGGGGTGATCCGCATATTGGCTCAGGTTCTCAGGTATTTTCAAGTTGCCTTGCACTGTTTTTTCCCGATGTATGGTAGTTGGTAGATTTTCTTTGGTGTACAAGAATGTTTGAGAACTTTGATCATCCGAATTAAGCTTTAGATCAACTCTAGTCCTATATGGTATTATCATCAGTGATTAAAAAAATCACATGTTACTTTATATATCTGGGCAATATGTTTGTGTTCACAATTAGTGACTAAGAAATCTTCTTCAGCGAAGTCTTAGATGACTGACATGTAAAACTTTATCGACCATTTCACATCccttttttgttcattttgtttcATGTCTCATAAATCTTCATGTACACCATTACTATTGCTTTTTTCACCTCAGGTAGCTAATCAGGAAACTTATGGGACTTTGGGTGCTATTGTGAAAAGTCAAACTGGCAGCCGACAAGTTGGGTTTCTTACAAATCGTCATGTTGCAGTTGACTTGGACTACCCAAATCAAAAAATGTTCCATCCTTTGCCTCCAACACTTGGTCCTGGTGTATATCTTGGTGCAGTGGAGAGAGCTACTTCATTCATCACAGATGATCTTTGGTATGGCATTTTTGCCGGAACGAACCCAGGTAAGGATTTTATGATAACTCGAGTTGCACTAATTCTCTTTTTGATTTCATTTTGAAGCTTATGCTGCAACATGAACAAACCACTTAACTGTTTTGAAGTTATCCTAGTAAGCTTTTTAAAGATGTCATTCTCATTTCCTTTAGAAACCTATCCAATACTGTTGGTTCATTAAAATCTTCGTGCCAATGTTTGGTTATTGTTACACCGTTACTTTTGGTTGGTGGGCGGATATGTTTTGTGCTTTGCTTCCTTCTTCATGTTTCTTTAATTTTGCGCTTGAAACGGGATTTTTTTACCTTGCTTTTATTTTAACTTCCATGACCTATTTGTCTCAAGATCTTTTTAGTTATGTATCTTGTCAATGCCTTTGCACTATTTGGAATATGATTAGTAGTTATGGCTCTATTGAAATTGGACCTCATTGGGATTCTTTTTTGTTTATGTCATTGGACTAGTTGATTAAATGAGGAGCTCCCACTTTTTACTTGGATGGTGTATTTGCCGGTTGATACATCATTTGCTCCTGTTCTCTAGGAGACATCAATGGTTAAGTCTCGAAACTCCAACATGTAGGTCTCAAGTGCAAACTAAGGGGGTGGGGGTGGGGATATCACATTGGGTTCTGGTTTTTATTGCAAGTTGTTTCCTTATCCTCTTTCATGTTTGCCATTAGATCTACTAAGCAGGTTTTCCTAGTGTCCGTCATTGTTCACATCTTGATTGGTTTTCAGTCATGTTCCTAACAATTCCGTTTACTTGCAGAAACATTTGTCAGAGCAGATGGCGCATTTATCCCTTTTGCTGATGATTTTGATATGTCCACTGTTACTACATCTGTTAAAGGTGTTGGTGAGATTGGTGATGTCAAGGTTATTGATTTGCAGTTTTCAATCGGTAGCCTTATTGGTAAGCACGTTATGAAGGTTGGAAGGAGTTCTGGCTTAACATCGGGAACCGTATTAGCTTATGCCCTTGAATATAATGATGAGAAAGGCATATGCTTCTTAACTGATTTTCTTGTCGTTGGCGAGAATCAGCAAAGTTTCGACCTTGAAGGTGATAGTGGAAGCCTCATCATAATGAAGGGTGAAAACGGGGAGAAGCCAAGGCCAATAGGAATTATATGGGGTGGAACTGCTAACCGGGGCAGACTTAAGCTAAAAGTTGGACAGCCACCCGAAAATTGGACCAGTGGGGTTGATCTCGGGCG
This window encodes:
- the LOC107932687 gene encoding serine/arginine-rich splicing factor SR45 isoform X2; the encoded protein is MAKPTRGRRSPSVSGSGSSSRSRSRSRSRSRSYSGSDSKSSSRSRSVSRSRSASPSSSRSRSRSLSSSPSRSGSSRSRSPPQRRSATDASRRGRSPPPQSKKSSPAPRKTSPIRESLVLYVDSLSRNVNEGHLREIFGNFGEVVNVDLAMDRALNLPRGYGYVEFKTRADAEKALLYMDGAQIDGNVVRAKFTLPPRPKASPPPKPIASATTKRDAPKSDNVNADTEKDGPKRPREPSPQRKPPPSPRRRSPVGRRGGSPRRPPESPRRRPDSPVRRRGETPPRRRPASPARGRSPLSPPRRLRSPARTSPRRMRGSPIRRRSPPPRRRSPPRRPRSPPRRSPFNRRRSPSPIRRRSRSPIRRPLRSRSRSISPPSILSSKQRQRTCSTAWEVIILFPITQSPKGRTKGFKESQS
- the LOC107932687 gene encoding serine/arginine-rich splicing factor SR45 isoform X1, translated to MAKPTRGRRSPSVSGSGSSSRSRSRSRSRSRSYSGSDSKSSSRSRSVSRSRSASPSSSRSRSRSLSSSPSRSGSSRSRSPPQRRSATDASRRGRSPPPQSKKSSPAPRKTSPIRESLVLYVDSLSRNVNEGHLREIFGNFGEVVNVDLAMDRALNLPRGYGYVEFKTRADAEKALLYMDGAQIDGNVVRAKFTLPPRPKASPPPKPIASATTKRDAPKSDNVNADTEKDGPKRPREPSPQRKPPPSPRRRSPVGRRGGSPRRPPESPRRRPDSPVRRRGETPPRRRPASPARGRSPLSPPRRLRSPARTSPRRMRGSPIRRRSPPPRRRSPPRRPRSPPRRSPFNRRRSPSPIRRRSRSPIRRPLRSRSRSISPPRGRGPAARRGRSSSYSRSPSPRKAGRRVSRSRSPRRPLRGRRSSSNSSSSSSPPRKP
- the LOC107932680 gene encoding protein NARROW LEAF 1, translated to MDRSRLNMRGRCSGSTPSEESALDFERTCCCHPHLPSFSSPTLQPFASAGQHSDNNAPYFSWPTSSRLNDAAEERANYFANLQKGVLPETLGRLPKGQQATTLLELMTIRAFHSKILRCYSLGTAIGFRIKKGVLTDIPAILVFVSRKVDKQWLSPIQCLPTALEGPGGVWCDVDVVEFSYFGAPEPAPKEQLYTEIVDDLRGGDPHIGSGSQVANQETYGTLGAIVKSQTGSRQVGFLTNRHVAVDLDYPNQKMFHPLPPTLGPGVYLGAVERATSFITDDLWYGIFAGTNPETFVRADGAFIPFADDFDMSTVTTSVKGVGEIGDVKVIDLQFSIGSLIGKHVMKVGRSSGLTSGTVLAYALEYNDEKGICFLTDFLVVGENQQSFDLEGDSGSLIIMKGENGEKPRPIGIIWGGTANRGRLKLKVGQPPENWTSGVDLGRLLNLLELDIIITEEGLKEAVQEQRAASAAAIASTVGDSSTPDRALLKDKSENKFEPLGFQIQHIPLEVDCNSPETNPSTIKTEFHLEDGINAGPSIEHQFIPSFIGRSPLHKNFSDKVVSENLASLRNGCDEDLCVSLHLGDNEAKRRRSEASTSTEEPK